A single genomic interval of Coccidioides posadasii str. Silveira chromosome 1, complete sequence harbors:
- a CDS encoding uncharacterized protein (EggNog:ENOG410PGD8~COG:M~BUSCO:9300at33183): MSSSDEKAAFTFLPLGGIIQEFRVEGHNLVLGFPTEKLYQKYHAPYFGATIGRTTNRLKDAVINNVNGRSYNITTARGPHSIHGGKDGWNTKTFSGPKPVNRNGKEGLEFRYMSKDGEEGYPGTVELRVWYTAAEENEEGQPQKTVLEVEYEVEFVGDECDETVVGVTNHSYFNLGNGPTIEGTEAVLETDNYLSTDPEGIPTGTIERYTSTEVKKPFFMNATTPDIDECFVMDTDPSSIPLDTRSRPMRLLASFKHLVTSFHLEVYSTEPAFQFYTGKYINIPAVSGLPARGPRSGFCVEPSRYVNAPNEPEWRSMCVLKKGQKWGAKSMYRAWKQ; encoded by the exons ATGTCTTCGTCAGATGAAAAGGCGGCTTTTACATTCCTCCCGCTTGGCGGTATCATCCAAGAATTTCGTGTGGAAGGCCACAACCTCGTTCTCGGGTTCCCTACTGAGAAGTTATACCAGAAATACCATGCTCCTTATTTTGGAGCTACGATTGGCCGCACTACGAACCGGTTGAAAGATGCAGTTATCAATAATGTCAATGGAAGATCATACAATATCACAACTGCCAGGGGACCGCACTCCATTCACGGGGGAAAAGATGGGTGGAATACTAAGACATTCTCGGGCCCAAAGCCTGTAAATCGAAACGGTAAGGAGGGTTTGGAGTTTAGATATATGAGTAAGGACGGCGAAGAGGGGTACCCGGGAACCGTTGAATTGAGAGTTTGGTATACCGCAGCTGAAGAGAACGAAGAAGGCCAGCCACAAAAAACAGTCCTTGAGGTTGAGTACGAAGTTGAATTTGTTGGGGATGAATGTGACGAGACCGTTGTTGGGGTCACGAACCACAG TTACTTCAATCTAGGTAATGGTCCGACAATCGAAGGAACTGAAGCCGTGTTGGAAACGGATAATTACCTTTCTACCGACCCCGAGGGCATACCTACCGGTACCATTGAGCGATATACCTCAACAGAAGTCAAGAAGCCATTTTTTATGAACGCCACTACCCCGGATATCGACGAGTGCTTCGTCATGGATACGGACCCATCGTCTATTCCGCTGGACACTAGATCTCGCCCGATGAGACTGCTTGCTTCTTTCAAACACCTTGTAACTTCTTTTCACCTGGAAGTTTATAGCACCGAGCCGGCCTTTCAATTCTATACTGGCAAGTATATCAATATTCCCGCAGTGTCTGGCTTGCCAGCGCGGGGACCAAGGTCAGGGTTCTGTGTGGAACCCAGTCGTTATGTCAACGCTCCGAACGAACCAGAATGGAGAAGTATGTGCGTGTTGAAAAAAGGTCAGAAATGGGGTGCCAAGTCTATGTACAGGGCATGGAAACAATAG
- the ORF1 gene encoding Anucleate primary sterigmata protein B (EggNog:ENOG410PIYU~COG:S~BUSCO:652at33183; ORF1) codes for MADSGHPATSLPPSSPPLSPRQQPDNHCTPCDLSEPGDPNPGPENDYDSSSILPLPAIHISNDDSITHNIANTDDHDDGDLSIPNRTTVEEGEMHRKLMDVESSFLPEPSAIRVGEGPMGLDDTYLVGVSPAESSRVEEQNNRSSSPSRTPATDAHGAPEQEQIAELEPSVFEDEDSVGNLGDTPLDQSKVSVNTTSLETPLSSPTAAAAARTMSRAFSATTSIGNEGENNHGEGHNKPESNADAGIEDTEATPRRSRTCQRQSFSLSRSLSSRRRGDPTDGDTSEAGNSQVTAGTPSDRRRKRPKFLTSRQSSHRYSTSSVNTDTTSSDAHIGVDYALQSGGAVPANNDLRPHGDRKQTRELSRSTSLGSMASGISGFSDENPLERRGFSGISEPNLHTLDEEDAASQSRPTSSGKTAEADDDAVPTTPKAKAIDQPLPTDTVIAQHVQDIQVPVTFARQFRESNLNLGLSPDKRGAPTPGFSRGKNMTLKEQSSTIDRLSKENFDLKMRIHFLNEALNKRSEEGVKEMISENVELKSDKLKLQKDNQSLRKKIRELEKQLRDHGEGEKGDVKDEGASGSEEERATMEEEELIYLQERLETYEIEIERLRSESIARETEKRRLAEMVKSLSDGRVVGSEAGAREERDMWKDMLDAEAAAREQAEEENRHLREEILQMRGGDAVSTTHSRSTRRRGMSSVMSHPDSDRDAVRSATRGTASSSTLVEIELLKQENAELRREVSAQTSMLTSRNREKERLYHEIEELKLQRRFDGRSIAGDSIFERSASRAQDRSASRASDGTRASRMSDTERESLETKNGELRDQVSTLKLENQGLRAQLDEYMSEIETMDRAYQEDMDQAEEEVQTLQLERDQAMHLAEEREAELQDLKAEAQEEINALEDELDLKTDEGQRMEAELRNQQENLRALQAEMRSANEGILRLEEDAQNNLQKYKAVQQELEDANRELEALEKNLFESNSKIQRLTVQLESSQNEIAFLREEQDADKIKIGDLESDLKTTQINLQSERDQTRELDCRLAEERHQREVVGGKEKQEVQRIMNELNRENTGAKDEIRKLKKALSAREIEANTWKERLFELESSLREALGDLNGTRSSLLLSITKLQKELESTTLELQSARETLDEKEALLRNRDALLESHGLETRKLSELLERERQAHRADKHSFEQALKSHHQASRTIAQSNTRISDLEHARGQDRKRFSTLEQQYKDQLNERNAMFLAIWKRLSVMCGPDWAHSNSLINGNLPSQEVIGNMLFWPGFSKNLLLALKTVEHLVNGFKGRVKNVERDLTKAYQNLEHTLNIRLKKLDRLEELAHQLRVQKRPLSSNSTNAEISKLRGENRLLKAELNLLQSHSRSRGSTAAAAAAHANPRPDRSSSVVSRAPSGIPQPAHHHSSSTALANNSFGPVAGPTPPQPNRTPSNGDRTEEKWIHRLRELERRLKAEREARLLDRSGARKRLEERSAENEELRAALERERMAAKGHSNPPGPPPGAFDEVDDRTRGNVIDPKSLHNKQSRNKNRPRNSQSQTPDTGTDLDGDERHGEMVLESRDYEPSQGRHHHREDYRHRRDETPDGYDGEEDEDEGTGTGTSDGGGLCVEVEV; via the exons ATGGCTGATAGTGGCCATCCTGCGACGTCACTTCCGCCCTCCTCCCCTCCCTTATCCCCGCGCCAGCAACCCGACAATCATTGCACCCCCTGCGACCTCAGCGAACCTGGCGATCCCAATCCCGGGCCGGAGAACGATTACGATTCAAGCAGCATATTACCCCTTCCCGCAATCCACATATCAAACGATGATAGCATAACGCACAACATCGCCAATACTGACGACCATGACGACGGCGACCTTAGCATACCGAATCGAACCACGGTGGAGGAAGGAGAGATGCATCGCAAGCTGATGGACGTAGAGTCAAGTTTCTTACCGGAGCCATCAGCTATCCGGGTAGGCGAAGGTCCCATGGGGCTGGACGACACATATCTTGTTGGTGTCAGTCCGGCCGAGTCTTCGCGAGTGGAAGAACAGAATAACCGTTCGTCTTCCCCATCTCGAACTCCAGCAACTGACGCACACGGAGCTCCTGAACAGGAGCAAATTGCCGAGTTGGAACCATCGGTATTTGAGGATGAGGACTCCGTTGGGAATCTGGGAGATACTCCACTAGACCAGTCCAAAGTGTCCGTTAATACTACATCGCTAGAAACACCCTTATCATCCCCCACGGCTGCGGCCGCTGCTAGGACTATGTCGCGCGCTTTCTCTGCGACTACAAGTATTGGAAACGAAGGTGAGAATAATCATGGGGAAGGACACAACAAGCCTGAGAGCAATGCAGATGCAGGTATCGAAGATACGGAAGCCACGCCAAGGCGCAGCAGGACCTGTCAGCGACAAAGCTTTTCGTTATCACGATCCCTATCAAGCCGACGGCGTGGTGACCCTACCGATGGAGATACGAGCGAGGCAGGCAATTCTCAAGTCACGGCCGGCACGCCTTCGGATCGGAGGCGGAAGAGACCCAAGTTCCTCACTAGCAGACAGTCATCCCATCGCTACTCGACTTCATCTGTAAATACGGATACGACTTCCAGCGATGCCCACATAGGTGTAGACTACGCTTTACAATCTGGAGGAGCAGTACCCGCAAACAACGACCTTAGGCCACACGGCGATAGAAAACAGACAAGAGAACTTTCGAGATCGACAAGTTTAGGTAGCATGGCTTCTGGGATTTCGGGTTTTAGTGACGAAAACCCCCTTGAGCGGAGAGGATTCAGCGGTATTTCGGAGCCAAATTTGCATACCCTAGATGAGGAGGATGCCGCGTCACAGTCGCGCCCAACGTCGTCAGGAAAGACGGCGGAAGCTGACGATGATGCAGTCCCTACAACTCCTAAAGCGAAAGCTATTGACCAACCGCTACCAACTGATACAGTTATTGCCCAACACGTTCAAGATATTCAGGTACCCGTTACATTCGCTCGCCAGTTCCGCGAAAGCAATCTAAACCTTGGCCTATCCCCCGATAAGCGCGGAGCGCCGACTCCTGGCTTCAGTCGCGGAAAGAATATGACACTCAAAGAACAGAGTAGCACTATCGATAGGCTCTCAAAAGAAAACTTCGACTTGAAAATGCGCATCCACTTTCTGAACGAAGCTCTAAATAAGCGATCTGAAGAGGGCGTCAAGGAAATGATCTCCGAAAACGTGGAGCTAAAGTCAGACAAACTGAAGCTGCAGAAGGACAACCAATCACTGAGAAAAAAGATCCGGGAACTAGAAAAACAACTTCGGGATCATGGCGAGGGAGAGAAGGGCGACGTAAAAGACGAGGGAGCGTCAGGTTCCGAAGAAGAACGAGCGACAATGGAGGAGGAAGAACTGATATATCTACAAGAACGACTAGAAACTTACGAAATTGAGATCGAAAGGTTAAGATCCGAAAGTATTGCGAGGGAAACCGAGAAGAGAAGATTGGCAGAAATGGTGAAGTCTTTAAGCGATGGGAGGGTTGTTGGCTCAGAAGCTGGAGCTAGAGAGGAAAGA GACATGTGGAAAGACATGTTGGATGCGGAGGCTGCTGCCCGAGAACAAGCTGAGGAAGAAAATCGGCATCTTAGAGAGGAAATATTGCAGATGAGAGGTGGCGATGCGGTGTCGACAACCCATTCAAGGAGCACTCGGCGACGAGGGATGTCTTCTGTCATGTCACATCCTGACTCTGATAGAGATGCTGTTCGTAGTGCGACACGGGGAACCGCAAGCAGCAGTACGCTTGTCGAAATAGAACTTTTGAAGCAAGAGAATGCCGAGCTACGTAGAGAGGTTAGTGCCCAGACGTCGATGCTTACTTCGCGCAATCGTGAAAAGGAACGGCTCTACCACGAGATCGAAGAATTAAAACTACAACGACGGTTTGATGGACGTTCAATCGCCGGTGATAGTATTTTTGAACGTTCAGCATCCAGAGCCCAGGATAGATCCGCCTCGCGGGCGAGTGACGGAACCCGGGCATCTCGCATGAGCGATACTGAGCGTGAATCTCTAGAAACAAAAAACGGCGAGCTCCGAGATCAGGTTTCAACCCTTAAACTTGAAAACCAGGGTCTCCGAGCTCAACTTGACGAGTACATGAGTGAAATCGAGACTATGGATCGTGCATACCAGGAAGATATGGATCAAGCGGAGGAAGAGGTTCAGACTCTTCAGCTAGAGCGCGATCAAGCTATGCATCTCGCTGAGGAGAGGGAAGCTGAACTCCAAGATCTGAAAGCTGAAGCCCAAGAAGAGATTAATGCCCTGGAAGACGAATTAGACTTAAAAACCGATGAAGGCCAGCGAATGGAAGCCGAATTGAGAAACCAGCAAGAGAATTTGAGAGCGTTGCAAGCTGAGATGAGATCCGCGAATGAGGGCATTCTTAGACTCGAAGAAGATGCCCAGAATAACTTGCAAAAATACAAGGCTGTTCAGCAGGAGTTAGAAGATGCGAATCGAGAGCTTGAAGCGCTCGAGAAGAATTTGTTTGAGTCGAATAGTAAAATACAGCGGCTTACAGTGCAGCTTGAATCGAGCCAAAACGAAATCGCATTCCTTCGCGAAGAGCAGGATGCGGACAAGATTAAGATTGGTGATTTGGAATCTGACTTGAAAACAACCCAAATAAATCTGCAAAGTGAAAGAGATCAGACCAGAGAGCTTGATTGCCGCCTCGCAGAAGAGAGGCACCAACGAGAGGTTGTTGGagggaaggaaaaacaaGAGGTTCAGCGAATAATGAATGAGTTGAACCGCGAGAATACCGGAGCCAAAGATGAAATCCGCAAACTAAAGAAGGCTCTTTCAGCGCGGGAAATTGAAGCAAATACGTGGAAAGAGAGGCTGTTTGAACTTGAGAGCAGCCTTCGGGAAGCTTTGGGAGACCTTAACGGGACTCGATCGAGTCTTTTGTTGTCCATTACGAAGCTGCAGAAGGAGCTGGAATCGACCACACTTGAACTGCAGAGTGCCCGTGAGACTCTAGATGAAAAGGAAGCTCTCCTTCGAAATCGAGATGCTTTGTTAGAGAGCCACGGTCTCGAGACGCGTAAACTAAGCGAGCTGCTTGAACGGGAACGCCAGGCTCATCGGGCCGATAAACATTCTTTTGAGCAGGCGCTGAAATCCCATCACCAGGCCTCGCGGACAATTGCCCAGAGTAACACTCGCATATCTGACCTGGAGCATGCACGTGGTCAGGATCGAAAGCGTTTCAGTACACTCGAACAGCAGTACAAAGATCAGCTTAACGAACGTAATGCTATGTTCCTGGCAATCTGGAAGAGGCTATCGGTTATGTGTGGACCAGATTGGGCACACTCGAATAGTTTGATAAATGGCAACCTTCCAAGCCAGGAGGTTATTGGAAATATGCTCTTCTGGCCTGGATTCAGTAAAAATCTGCTTCTCGCCCTGAAGACTGTGGAGCACTTGGTGAACGGATTTAAGGGCCGCGTTAAGAACGTGGAGCGTGATTTAACCAAAGCATACCAAAACCTTGAGCACACCCTCAACATTCGACTTAAGAAACTTGACCGACTGGAAGAACTAGCACATCAGCTCAGGGTCCAGAAACGTCCGTTATCCTCTAATTCAACCAACGCAGAAATTTCAAAACTACGTGGGGAGAATAGGTTGCTCAAAGCAGAACTAAATTTGCTACAGTCCCATTCTCGATCTCGCGGATCTACTGCTGCAGCCGCTGCTGCTCATGCAAACCCGCGGCCCGACCGGAGTAGCAGCGTCGTGTCACGGGCCCCCTCTGGAATTCCTCAGCCAGCTCATCATCATTCCTCCTCGACAGCATTAGCAAACAACTCTTTCGGCCCTGTAGCCGGGCCTACGCCACCCCAGCCAAATCGCACGCCATCTAACGGCGATCGAACAGAGGAAAAATGGATACATCGCCTCCGTGAACTGGAGCGACGGTTGAAAGCCGAGCGTGAAGCCAGATTGCTTGATCGATCCGGTGCCAGGAAGAGATTGGAAGAGCGCAGTGCTGAGAATGAAGAGCTTCGGGCAGCTTTAGAACGAGAAAGGATGGCCGCCAAAGGGCATAGTAACCCTCCTGGCCCTCCACCAGGTGCTTTTGATGAAGTCGATGATCGAACGCGTGGCAACGTGATCGATCCGAAGTCTTTACACAACAAACAATCCCGGAATAAAAACAGACCTCGCAATAGCCAAAGCCAAACCCCGGATACTGGTACAGATTTAGATGGCGACGAAAGACATGGCGAAATGGTGCTGGAGAGTCGGGATTATGAACCATCACAAGGACGTCATCATCACCGGGAGGATTATCGTCATCGACGAGATGAAACTCCCGATGGATATGATggagaggaagatgaagatgaaggcACTGGAACCGGAACGTCTGACGGTGGTGGCTTGTGCGTTGAGGTTGAGGTTTAA
- a CDS encoding uncharacterized protein (EggNog:ENOG410PNYA~COG:K), whose translation MSAQHSPSSESPGAEDNRRKRVCKACDRCRMKKSKCDGNSPCQRCKSDNTICKFGERKKAQDKVYPKGYVEMLEEQQKQLVAGLQQLYRRARDGEGWPGSPLREFNGRPLTHDILEGLGVLKDGEVGDEHFEDDLSVLQQRLLASGSGVMRRRDSSDASSNGDASPTFTKSMHGGAPFSATNMPPTPPNYSPYSRSQQITTQANISPTLPQQSASIPHPHAQASEFQASFAQRQAFFGAPAIAVPRHPSWDQVHGNGLDIGPPGLIHGFDPPLSGDSMDYFQRPAASISTTLTHGPIGPLHGQTEWIDEEFQKLFNPSPV comes from the exons ATGTCCGCTCAACATTCACCGTCGTCAGAGAGCCCGGGGGCTGAGGATAATAGGCGGAAGAGAGTGTGCAAAGCCTGCGATAGATGTCGAATGAAAAAGTCAAAG TGTGATGGCAACAGTCCCTGTCAGAGATGTAAGTCAGATAACACGATATGTAAGTTTGGAGAACGAAAGAAAGCTCAAGACAAGGTGTACCCAAAAGG ATACGTCGAGATGCTAGAAGAGCAGCAAAAGCAGCTGGTTGCTGGCCTGCAGCAACTCTATCGGCGCGCGCGAGACGGCGAGGGTTGGCCAGGCTCTCCTCTAAGGGAGTTCAACGGCCGACCCTTAACCCACGACATACTCGAGGGTTTAGGAGTCTTGAAGGACGGAGAAGTGGGTGACGAGCATTTCGAGGATGACCTGTCTGTGTTGCAACAGCGCTTACTTGCCAGCGGTTCCGGGGTAATGCGAAGACGAGATTCGTCCGATGCGAGTTCAAACGGCGACGCTTCCCCGACGTTTACTAAAAGTATGCACGGTGGTGCTCCCTTTTCGGCCACCAACATGCCTCCTACACCCCCTAATTACAGTCCCTATTCCCGATCGCAACAAATAACAACGCAAGCAAACATATCACCGACACTACCACAGCAATCGGCGTCGATACCACATCCTCATGCCCAGGCATCGGAATTTCAGGCATCCTTCGCACAACGACAAGCCTTTTTTGGAGCTCCAGCTATTGCTGTACCCCGCCATCCGTCATGGGACCAGGTCCATGGCAATGGGCTAGATATAGGACCACCCGGTTTAATACATGGCTTTGATCCACCGTTGTCGGGCGATAGTATGGACTACTTCCAACGACCTGCAGCCTCCATCTCAACGACATTAACCCATGGACCCATCGGTCCCTTACACGGACAAACCGAGTGGATAGATGAAGAATTCCAAAAGCTTTTCAACCCCAGCCCAGTTTGA